From the Carya illinoinensis cultivar Pawnee chromosome 4, C.illinoinensisPawnee_v1, whole genome shotgun sequence genome, one window contains:
- the LOC122307843 gene encoding uncharacterized protein LOC122307843, which produces MKDKLETKMEGIGGASSVRIDRKSSIDSEPRTLSIDQIHYAREAALYVIKTMSIEEAMSIFTQGLEPVVSAGRCKKNNAILIDTGEELERAAGDHHHLPGRRDIASAPF; this is translated from the exons ATGAAAGATAAGCTGGAAACAAAAATGGAAGGGATAGGAGGAGCATCTTCGGTGAGGATTGATAGGAAATCCTCCATAGATTCCGAGCCCAGAACTTTGAGCATCGATCAAATCCACTATGCCAGG GAGGCAGCGCTGTATGTGATCAAAACTATGTCCATTGAAGAAGCAATGAGTATTTTCACGCAG GGATTAGAACCAGTTGTTAGTGCTGGAAGGTGTAAGAAAAATAATGCAATATTGATAGATACAGGTGAAGAGCTGGAGCGTGCAGCTGGAGATCATCACCATCTACCTGGACGCAGGGATATTGCATCTGCAcctttctag
- the LOC122307308 gene encoding NAC domain-containing protein 82-like isoform X1, translated as MGRTPRRQPGYHFDPTDVQLVVFYLKRKVKKRRFHPREIAEVNIYECAPWNLKEKSISRSGDLKWYFFCPVEKKYANGPRVNRSTEFGYWKSTGKCKDVCHNEVLVGSRRTMVFHRQSEEQRERTNWVMREYSLNYENLAMEDDVPNTYVLCKIFQKKGKGPKNGARYVAPFKEEDWSDWSDVEEADCAEDVTLAGRSTTSFMLPNNTISSAAIGTTSLVGAISESCLSETVPSRCEGIISDVPHNNVSTVRADNEDENSMLAHHLAEDNTVISCGDENLSRDEIDHDDDPFFHELINMINWDQDETAGLSVDGCNVQEASVHQEDRIYMMDLDSPLDS; from the exons ATGGGGAGAACGCCACGCCGGCAGCCAGGGTATCATTTTGATCCTACTGATGTTCAGCTGGTTGTTTTTTATCTAAAGAGGAAAGTTAAGAAGAGAAGGTTCCATCCTCGAGAAATTGCAGAGGTTAACATCTACGAGTGTGCCCCATGGAATCTTAAAG aaaaatccaTTTCGAGAAGTGGTGATCTGAAATGGTACTTCTTTTGCCCAGTTGagaaaaaatatgcaaatgGGCCTAGAGTGAATCGCTCAACTGAATTTGGGTACTGGAAAAGCACCGGAAAGTGTAAAGATGTTTGTCACAATGAAGTGTTGGTGGGCTCAAGAAGAACAATGGTTTTTCACAGACAAAGTGAAGAACAAAGGGAACGAACAAATTGGGTTATGCGTGAGTACAGTCTTAACTATGAGAATCTGGCTATGGAAGATGATGTTCCG AACACATATGTGCTTTGTAAGATTTTCCAGAAGAAGGGCAAAGGGCCAAAAAATGGTGCCCGATATGTAGCACCATTTAAAGAAGAAGATTGGAGTGATTGGAGTGATGTTGAGGAGGCTGACTGTGCAGAAGATGTTACCTTGGCTGGCAGGTCTACCACAAGTTTTATGCTGCCTAATAACACTATCAGTTCAGCTGCTATTGGCACCACATCATTGGTTGGCGCGATATCTGAGTCATGTCTATCTGAAACTGTGCCATCACGGTGTGAGGGGATCATTTCAGATGTTCCCCATAATAATGTCTCGA CAGTGCGTGCTGATAATGAGGATGAGAATTCAATGCTTGCTCACCACCTCGCTGAGGACAACACTGTGATTTCGTGTGGAGATGAG AATCTCAGTCGTGATGAAATTGATCATGACGATGATCCTTTTTTCCATGAGTTGATAAACATGATCAATTGGGACCAGGACGAGACTGCTGGACTGAGTGTAGATGGATGCAATGTTCAGGAAGCCAGTGTTCATCAGGAGGATCGTATTTACATGATGGATCTAGACTCACCACTGGATAGCTGA
- the LOC122307308 gene encoding NAC domain-containing protein 82-like isoform X2, which translates to MGRTPRRQPGYHFDPTDVQLVVFYLKRKVKKRRFHPREIAEVNIYECAPWNLKEKSISRSGDLKWYFFCPVEKKYANGPRVNRSTEFGYWKSTGKCKDVCHNEVLVGSRRTMVFHRQSEEQRERTNWVMREYSLNYENLAMEDDVPNTYVLCKIFQKKGKGPKNGARYVAPFKEEDWSDWSDVEEADCAEDVTLAGRSTTSFMLPNNTISSAAIGTTSLVGAISESCLSETVPSRCEGIISDVPHNNVSMRADNEDENSMLAHHLAEDNTVISCGDENLSRDEIDHDDDPFFHELINMINWDQDETAGLSVDGCNVQEASVHQEDRIYMMDLDSPLDS; encoded by the exons ATGGGGAGAACGCCACGCCGGCAGCCAGGGTATCATTTTGATCCTACTGATGTTCAGCTGGTTGTTTTTTATCTAAAGAGGAAAGTTAAGAAGAGAAGGTTCCATCCTCGAGAAATTGCAGAGGTTAACATCTACGAGTGTGCCCCATGGAATCTTAAAG aaaaatccaTTTCGAGAAGTGGTGATCTGAAATGGTACTTCTTTTGCCCAGTTGagaaaaaatatgcaaatgGGCCTAGAGTGAATCGCTCAACTGAATTTGGGTACTGGAAAAGCACCGGAAAGTGTAAAGATGTTTGTCACAATGAAGTGTTGGTGGGCTCAAGAAGAACAATGGTTTTTCACAGACAAAGTGAAGAACAAAGGGAACGAACAAATTGGGTTATGCGTGAGTACAGTCTTAACTATGAGAATCTGGCTATGGAAGATGATGTTCCG AACACATATGTGCTTTGTAAGATTTTCCAGAAGAAGGGCAAAGGGCCAAAAAATGGTGCCCGATATGTAGCACCATTTAAAGAAGAAGATTGGAGTGATTGGAGTGATGTTGAGGAGGCTGACTGTGCAGAAGATGTTACCTTGGCTGGCAGGTCTACCACAAGTTTTATGCTGCCTAATAACACTATCAGTTCAGCTGCTATTGGCACCACATCATTGGTTGGCGCGATATCTGAGTCATGTCTATCTGAAACTGTGCCATCACGGTGTGAGGGGATCATTTCAGATGTTCCCCATAATAATGTCTCGA TGCGTGCTGATAATGAGGATGAGAATTCAATGCTTGCTCACCACCTCGCTGAGGACAACACTGTGATTTCGTGTGGAGATGAG AATCTCAGTCGTGATGAAATTGATCATGACGATGATCCTTTTTTCCATGAGTTGATAAACATGATCAATTGGGACCAGGACGAGACTGCTGGACTGAGTGTAGATGGATGCAATGTTCAGGAAGCCAGTGTTCATCAGGAGGATCGTATTTACATGATGGATCTAGACTCACCACTGGATAGCTGA